Genomic segment of Engystomops pustulosus chromosome 8, aEngPut4.maternal, whole genome shotgun sequence:
GCCTCCTTATAACCCCCACACTGCTTTTCAGCAGacacaatataatacaatattaaCACTAGGCGTGAATGCAGCCTCATTGGAAATCTATGTTTTCGCTTCAAGCTACCCACCACTCAAATGTTATTTTTTGGGTGGACGGATGTTTCACAACAGGAGCTAAAGTGTACAAAGTCACCTTTTCACTTAATCTGTAAGCATAGATTTTGGTGCTCCGGATTGGTGGAGACATATCAAAAGACACCTCTTCTGTAATGTGGGCGGTAAAAGGGGCACAAGATTTATAATCAGTAGCAAGTGAGTTTCTTACAGATGCATGTTTAAATCAAACCTTCAATTACATGAATTATAGAACAGGGGACACAGATTTTGCAGACTGGCCACAATACAGAGGATGGCACTGTAAGCATCATTCTTGCATAGGATGCAAGGAGACCCTGCTTTCCTGCTGCGGTGTTGCTGGAACTCCTTGCATCCTGGGCACCATCGTCGATCTGTGAATCAGACAGACCCAAGGCTGGTGCTGGATCCAAAACAGCTTAATATGCTATGTGTAGGATAACGGCTCCTACTATTTCTAATTCTGTTATCTATAGGTAATATTAAGCTCAATATGAAACCTATAAAACGCTTCTTAAAACATTGTCCTACCATGCAGGATAGAAGTTATTCTTATAGCAAAACATATATAGGTTGCATATCTATAAAAGCAAAAACTTTAGTCTATGTACAATTATAAAACACTTTTTACAATACACAATTGGCCTTCGTTATCAAAGCCATCAAGACTGTCCATAGTAACCCAACAACTAATGTTATCTGGGCTGTAGTAGGTTACTATAAGCAACAAGgacagcttccccccccccccccctcttgaacAGTTTAGACAAACTAAAGGTTTACTTTTGTAACTTCTCAGCATCTTCACATTATACCAAAGTAACAAAAACATGAAACAAGGTGCACAAAACAAGTCAGTTTTTCTAACTTTTGAAATATTTTCCTGCATTTAAATTTTTCAGCTTCAGGAAGTTTTTATGTTGTGTTCAAACAAAAACACTGCATTTTTCCCCAAATACCGTTTCAGTATAACCGAacaattaaatttattttttttcccttttttttttttattcagaccAACATGGTCCCATCTCCACTTGCTTTGCAATAAAGTGGAGTCTTGTTCAAAGCAGCGACACGGTAGAAAATATGTTCAGTCATCCATTTCCAATTCCCGCTTCAgactgcaaaaataaaataaaatgtttaattatTGTCCCATAAAGTGCAATAAGACAACCTTTTGAAAAAATTGCAATGAATAAAAAGAAACCGTACCTGTTCAGATATGCATGTACGTTGTCATATCCATGGTACTTGGCCAGGTAGACCAAGACACCTGTGGCACATCTGCCATCGCGCTGCCTACAGAAACTGCAGTTGCAGATCCCTCTGCAGGGTGGACACCTCCACTCCTAAAAGAGAGGTAACAATGTTAAGTTAACCTAGTCAACATGTattatcttaaccccttatctctgCCATAGAAAGGAGTCGCATCAGAAGCAGCATCTTAGATGTCCACCATAAAAACCCGATATCGCAGTCATAAAAATACTAGAAAGTAACAAGCAAAAACAAAATCTAGACTTACTGGATCTAACAATGCAGTCTTCACttcctctccataacgattcttTAGGCAAGGACCACAGAATTGGCCTCTCACACCCATACAGTCAGGATTCCTGCAATTGGTTTTGGTGTCTGTAGTCTTTTGGCGACACTGATGACAGGTTGAACCCTGAGCAGCAAAAATCAAAGTAAAAATTCATTCAAACAATAAAACGCTGAGCTtcacttcttgcacatgtataaGTTATGGAAATGTGAATTCTTTGGCTAGCTGTGTGcaaagcttaaagggattgtccactttcagcaaacaattgatatggtttgtgtaagggaaagttatacaattttacaataaactttctgtatcaatttcttagTTTTttggatctctgcttactgtccatctatagaaagcttctatggttacttcctgtggatagaaatgtgCCCATAGTAAAGTGATGGACAGCCAGTGCAAAGTCTAATGATAGTAATGTCTCGTGCACCCATCTGGTCATCATATGACCAAGGgcacatttctatccactggaagtaaacagagaacctagctacagaatgacagcaagcagaaatcttaaAAACGTGAGAAATTAATAAAGTGTATTGAAAAATTgtcaaatatcaattatttgttgaaaatggacaacccctctaaaagTTACATGATAAAGGCCACATAcacaaattaaagtctatttctCACTAATGATGATTCGAAACTGTACTTCGATATGTACATTTTAGTACAACATATTGCACTAGATAAGACAATGTTACACTGGATTTTAACTATAGTGATTTACATACACATGTTATATATAAAGGTAATACTCACCGTTGCTCTGTTGTAGACCTTTTCTCGAGCGTTGACACAGAtggcgctcagctcctcctgtgttATGTCCTCCACAGGTCGTACAATATGGGGTATGGTTAGGGAACTCTGCCGACGGTATCTGGGCACATAACTTTCGTCCTGTAAGGGAATGTAACATTATAAAACTGTATCATAACATATTAAGCTAATGAACAGCAAAGCTTAGAAAATTCAACCATTGAACACTCTCCTTGGACGTAGGAGGTCACTTCCGTTTTTAAGGATACTTCACTTCCTGTGATGCACTCTTGTCCAAGGAGGTCACTTATTGGAGAAACCAAGTCACATGCCCCCCACCTCCAAAGTACCAGAAAGTCATGGGAACCGAAGCAGAGTGTGGGTTTTTTCATACCCTCATGTAAACCCCATCAGATAACAGTAATTACTGAGTCAACTATCATGCTATAAGTCCATTCTCAGACCATTTGCCATCGTTTTTTTTATCCTTAAATCCATCAGCATTAATGAAGGTATAGGGGATGCAAAAATGCTGAtttgaggggggaaaaaaaaccaaaaactgatACACGTGAACACTCTTAACGAAAGATAAACTTACATCATACTCATCATCCATCTTTCTCTTTCTCATCAAATAGTAGTGGTCATCTTCTGCATCATCGTTATCTGGGGTGGGACTGGGTGGACCATCAATGAGGGATCTGGATCTGGTATGAGGGCGAGAGCTCCTTTCCGGATTCCTTCTTGCTAGACCAGGAGTACGTGGTGTTCGGGGTGTGCGATTTATtttctaacaaaaaaaaacattttaaaatgatGATTTCGTCACAACACTAAATGCCTTATGTTACTAATCGTACTAAGGCGATGAGACCCTTCTTCCACTACTCCAACCCCCATTACAAGACAATGCATTGTGACAGCCCAATTTAGAGAAGAGCAACTTACCATGGCAGGAGAGAATGGACTCGGCCTGGATAGGAAATCAGGAATGTTTTTGAGCTCCGCCATCAACTTTGCAAGCTGAAACATATGATAAAGATATCATAttaatgtaaaagaaaaagaCATATTGCAGTGTCTATTGTAATTTCAAAAACATTCTAAAGGAAATCAATGCCTTTGCTCAGGTGGCCACATAGGCCTAGGAAATGGAGAGCGATGCACTTGCACGGCCACTTCCTTGGTGGGACACACATCAGACAATTGGGACATGCCAA
This window contains:
- the CDCA7 gene encoding cell division cycle-associated protein 7, yielding MDPFKLQRTELSHAKNFQKFRNVNLISMETSSSSDDSCDSFGSDNFANTKNIFRKGTSEELARIFSQDSDDESFCGFSESDMRIVSDSEEEKPKMPRRSTRGQAKKNMPLKVALKFPPKRSLRASPPKKKEQTQPKKEEKEDSGESDNESGPNFLEKRALNIKQNKEMLAKLMAELKNIPDFLSRPSPFSPAMKINRTPRTPRTPGLARRNPERSSRPHTRSRSLIDGPPSPTPDNDDAEDDHYYLMRKRKMDDEYDDESYVPRYRRQSSLTIPHIVRPVEDITQEELSAICVNAREKVYNRATGSTCHQCRQKTTDTKTNCRNPDCMGVRGQFCGPCLKNRYGEEVKTALLDPEWRCPPCRGICNCSFCRQRDGRCATGVLVYLAKYHGYDNVHAYLNSLKRELEMDD